In the Pedobacter cryoconitis genome, ATGGAGATTTCGACTACAACAAATTCTATTTTAACATTAGTCAGCGACCGCGTATGGGGATTTTGGGAATCGGGGATTATTCTCTGACCGCAGGATATATTCCAAGTGCAATCCCTTATCCATTACTTGAAAATCACCGTTATAGCTTCAATACAATGCGCTTTATGGAATTTACAAGTGACAGGTTTATCTCGTTGAACTATACGCAACATATGGAAGGACTGATCACCAATAGTATTCCATTGTTAAAATCCTTAAATGTGCGTACTGTTGCTGTTCTGAATATACTGCAAGGCAGTCTATCAGATAAAAACAATGAGTCCTTTTTAAGAGGGCGTACCAATCTGAACCGGAGTTTAAATAATGTCCCATATGTAGAGATCGGTTATGGCGTAGAGAACATCTTTAAGATTATCCGCATTGATTTCTTACATCGCCTCACTCAAAAGGAACATTTAAGTGAGCCTGGATTAGAGCCTTCAAACTTTGCAATCAGAACTACCTTACAATTCCGCCTGTAAATTGTTGATTTTACCCCAATCTGAAAGTGATTGGATTACCTGATCCATTGATTTTCCTAATGGTGATAATTCATAGGTATATAGTTTTTTTTTCAATGTGGATTCCTGCCTGAGAATCAATCCACTTTTTTCCAGTTCTTTTAATTGTAAGGCCAATACACGCTCACTAATAGCAGGAAGCTCTCCTTTAAGTTCAGAAAATCGCTTACTACCTTCGCGCAATTTTACCAGTAATGTAAGTTTCCACCGGCCACTTAACTGTGATAAGGTATACGCTGCATCGCATAACCCATGTAATTTTTGTGCGTTGATATAATTGGTCGAAGTAATTTTTCTCATCTGATGAACAGGAAACCTGATCGCTTACAATTTTGTAAGTTCATTACTATAAGCGCTTCCGGCTGTAAATTTGAAGATAAATTCTTAAATTATGGCAACACTAAAAGATGATATCGGCATAACAGGCTTACACCATATTGCAATCAGAGCAGAAAATTTTGAACAGACTGTTCAGTTTTACACCGGAGTGATAGGGTATACCGTTAGTCATACCTGGTCATTACCGGAGTTTAAGCTTAAACAGGCGGCGATGCTCAAATCGCGTGATGGTTTTAGTTACCTCGAAATATATGATAACCAAGCTGATATCCCCGCGCAGGGAAGGAAAAAACTAGCAAAAGAAGAATTCATTCAAACTGCTTTATTACATATTTGCCTGACCGTCAAGGATTCAAAAAAAGCCTATGAAATGGCTATTGCAGGTGGAGCAACAGCTTGTCTTGAACCGATGGTGCTGCATTTGGGCAATCCAGCTATTACGGTGCATAATTCATTGGTTTATAGTCCAAATGGAGAAGTGATAGAATTCATGGAAAAGGCAGGATTTTAAAGAGTGGATTTAATCCACTCTTATCTTAAATAGTCCAATACCTCTTCTGCATTTTTATCAGGAGGAAAAACAGGATAAAAATATTTGGTGATTACTCCATCTTCAAAGATCAGGGTAACCCGTTTCAAATACTTAAGGTGACCTACCAGGTGAAGTGGTAGGTTTAAGGCTTTTGTAAATGCCAGATTTTCATCACTTAATAAGTCAAAAGGAAGATGCAGCCTTTCTTTTGACTCCAGCTGGTCCGCAGTTGATTGTGTACTCATTCCGTACACTTGTGTATTCAACTGTTTCAATTCCTGATAATGATCGCGAAAGGAACAGGCTTGTGGTGTACAACCTCTGGCACCGGGAATAGCATCCCAACCCTCAGGAAGCGGAACTTCTGCGGGCCCGGTCATCGGATAACAATAAATTACCAAAAGGCCTTTAATCCTGGAAAGCGCTACTAATTCGCCATGCGTACTATGCAACGACAACTCAGGCATAGTTAAACCTAACAGATGACTGCATGCTCCGTCATCTTCAGGAACAGGTAAACCCGGAGGCAGGATCTCTAAATTCGTCTGATCGGTCATCTTGCTTAGTTAATTGGGATTTCAAACAGACTGAAAGAACCGTGTTTATAATGCGCAGGTAAACTGCTGACATCATCCAGTTGTGTAACACCCAGGTAGTTGAAACCACAGCTGATATAGTAATTATTCAATTTATCATTACCACTTCCAGTATCCAGTCTGACAAAAGAACGTTGATTTTCCTTCGCATACTGAGTTGCCCAGTCAACGATATGTTTAACATATGAATTGCCTCTTAAGGAAGGATTTGTGGCGATACGGTGGATATAAACTGATGGATCTTTGTCTTTTTCTTTCCAGATGGCCGGATCATTAAGGGTAATGCAGAAAGTACAGGCGAGTTGTCCGTCAACCATGATCTTATAATGCCTGTTTTCATCAATTTCTTTCTGAATAAGTGATCTTTCAAATCCTTGCCAGAATAAAAGGCCTACTTTTTTCATATGCTCAGTTGCTTGATCGTAAAGGCCGAATATGGCGTCAATGTCTTTAGTGGTACTATGTGTAATTTCCATAATGAATTTTCTGTATAACTACTTTCTCTATTAATTAAGGCAAAGTTAAGGTAAATATTGCTATGTATGCAGATGCAGTTTTGTTATATTTGAGCATAGCAGTTTAAGAT is a window encoding:
- a CDS encoding GNAT family N-acetyltransferase; amino-acid sequence: MEITHSTTKDIDAIFGLYDQATEHMKKVGLLFWQGFERSLIQKEIDENRHYKIMVDGQLACTFCITLNDPAIWKEKDKDPSVYIHRIATNPSLRGNSYVKHIVDWATQYAKENQRSFVRLDTGSGNDKLNNYYISCGFNYLGVTQLDDVSSLPAHYKHGSFSLFEIPIN
- a CDS encoding winged helix-turn-helix transcriptional regulator, producing MRKITSTNYINAQKLHGLCDAAYTLSQLSGRWKLTLLVKLREGSKRFSELKGELPAISERVLALQLKELEKSGLILRQESTLKKKLYTYELSPLGKSMDQVIQSLSDWGKINNLQAEL
- a CDS encoding VOC family protein, translating into MATLKDDIGITGLHHIAIRAENFEQTVQFYTGVIGYTVSHTWSLPEFKLKQAAMLKSRDGFSYLEIYDNQADIPAQGRKKLAKEEFIQTALLHICLTVKDSKKAYEMAIAGGATACLEPMVLHLGNPAITVHNSLVYSPNGEVIEFMEKAGF
- a CDS encoding peroxiredoxin yields the protein MTDQTNLEILPPGLPVPEDDGACSHLLGLTMPELSLHSTHGELVALSRIKGLLVIYCYPMTGPAEVPLPEGWDAIPGARGCTPQACSFRDHYQELKQLNTQVYGMSTQSTADQLESKERLHLPFDLLSDENLAFTKALNLPLHLVGHLKYLKRVTLIFEDGVITKYFYPVFPPDKNAEEVLDYLR